From the genome of Clavelina lepadiformis chromosome 2, kaClaLepa1.1, whole genome shotgun sequence:
GCTTTACTCTGGGTAGGAAGGCtgtgtgacgattacgtcacgagtcacgagttgtttttgagatgtttggaatttaatttgggatattggaattcagttgtttaccagacttgagtttttcttaatgacgtcagatgatttcctcgcttgaactggtgtgccatatatatatcgatgcaatgtttacaatcttCCCTTTTCatgtgatcgatttcactggttactacagcgctatgtaacattccgtaagctttgcccgaaggtgaaaacctttgtgttataataaataaaaaatgggaactttataagttagtaatttgtatagacagaatcaagcaactaacagcatagtcacgcaaatttgagaaatgagaactcatccatcgaagcagaagcaaaacaagtcaccaaccatcaatcgtcctcgctcatattcaaacaattaccgccagcatatgcggtctttatgacagatgagtttcttgtgtaatacttcacacgagtagtgcacaagcgaatTATTAAATGTCATAACGTCgttacttttatttaaaaatcaacttatttcACAAAAGTTCCCTGCATTTTTTTGAAACGGTTGAACCACAGGGCTGGTGGTATAGAAAATTGAGAATTTcaatatacatttttattatttcatcaaaTGAAAAGATAACTTTATTGACAAAAATTGAAAGAGAAAAACTGCTTTCTATGGAAACAATAGATAACTTATTTGGTCTAAATTAAGTTGCCCACCTGTTGGAAATCATTTTTGTCACAGTTTCAGCTCAAGCATAGTACGCAAACAAGAAAACCCCTGCACAACACATTACTAAGCCAGctacatttacataaattgCGGGCCACTTTTCTTCTGTGATGTCAGTTAATGCCATCATCATTTCTTCTTGCTGGGCTAGGCTCTGGTCTGATTCAGATTCATCAAAtccacaaaataaatcaaacgcCTTTCTCCAAAGTGGCTTGGAAGAAGCGTTGACTAACGaaaaaaaatatgtatttttaaGTCGTTCCAAGTAGGCTATCCGAGCAAGGCCGGCATTATCTTTAGGGTGGTTTTCATGATTGTAGTGGTTTTCACGTTTATCGTAAAAAGTGCGTAACTGGACTCATTTATGCTTTCACAATTACgtcttatataacttatactcatctctaaaatatttatgaaagtttgcaaacaataaatcttttaaaaccATACGCGTCCTACTTTGTACGCTATTATCAGATATCGAAAGGCGTTTTTCATTATTGCTTGTGTTTTCCACATCAGTGTTTGGATTTCCATCAAATCCATCGTTAGTATGTCCATTTTTCTTTGCCTGCATAAAGGTTAAGGTTTTCATTTATATAGGCTTATTTAAGTATCAATTACCAAAAGAGCTGTGTTAATAGTAGTTGTTAAATTAAACTTGTATTAATTGCACCGATAAGAAAAATTACCCAATTACCCACCGAGGAATTTGCAATGTAGCTACAAAAACTTAGTTGGCATTCTTAATTTATCCATACAAAGTTTCAGCTTGGAAAAGTAAAACCTTGTAGccataacataaaaataacagGCTCCTAAGGCTTTGATAATTAGGGATAAGTCATTGTTTTAAGGCCCGTGATTAGCTGGGGCTCACAGGAGCTCGGACCCTCCAGGAAACATTTTAGGCCCCCTGGAGATAATGTGTTTGCAGAATAGCATGTAGTTTATAAATAACATGTTTGTAGCAGTTTTTCTTCAGGCCCATCCGGAAAACTCTTGTGTTTTTCTGGTAAACCAAGATGTATGTTTTTAGGCCCAAAAATCCACTTTTGACTTTGATCTTATGTAAAGGGATATAAAGACATGTGATTTTTGCCATATTCCAGTATGACCTAGTATCAGGCAAGGCTAGTTCACATAACAAAATTTCATGGATCCCCACAGAGCgattttcgagtaattgcaTGTTTAATAACTTTAATACATAAGAAAATCTTTTTTGAAATCCATACGCCTCCTGGAATAAAAAATGAGACAAATCTTTTTAATATTCATATTTTAGTTAGGAAATGTAATAAAAGATACCTTGGTTTTATTCATGAAATCAGCTATAGGTAATCGTTTTCTTTTCATAAGACGTGTCCACCAAGTCAATCTTATAAGCTGCAACAAAGCAAATTCTCATTACATCGAAATCACTTAAGTGTGAATTTATCCGTTTTTGTTACAGCACCTTTAAGATGtggaaaataaaactaaaattgttttctgttaaatttccataaatatgCAATTGGGAAAAcctttttaattataaatctGGACATACAAAAATCAAAGGTTGCAACAAATACTTAAACTGTGAAAAAACATTCTATACttacacattttttgtttataggTGGCGTAAGAAGAGTCACACATACAGATATGATAAGAGTACAGGCTGCAAGGATTAAACTGAAGTATAGATAGTGAACTTTAGAAAGTATGGTAGGTCTGAAGTCAGGCTGGCCACATGCTGGAGATCCCATTGCAAATTCCAAGATCATACGCACAATACCTATGATCATTCCAAGAATCAGGCCCCAAAACGTGCCCTAAAATTGAATTGGTgttaattaaaaatgcaacCTCCGAACGAAGGTTAGTAAAATGTTGTATGTAGTGGTGAAAGTGAGCTGGGACGCACCGGAGAGCCGTTtcggtaaatatttttgtgctgGAACGGCGTTCCGGAAGAAAGTACTGTATAACATAATATTTGCTCAACCACTAATTCTgtgtatttgaaaaaatggtGTCACATGGTAAAATTATAATTCATTTGGTAGATTCACATTATTGAAAACGTTTTGGCTCGGAATAagttcaaatatttgctttgctTAAACAAGTCTACACAGCTTTTATTAAGCCAATGATTAATAAGTTCAGTCCGATAATACTATAAGTTTTGACTTCTAAACTGTTTTGTTGGCATGCGATAATCCGttatgaaaaagttattttagaGCTGTAGTACTGGCTTATAACTTATTTAGCCATTCTTCAAAGGAGGACAATTGATTTTTATAATTCATTATGGAACCTATTTTATAGTTTCTTGAATGCGTGTATTTGATTTGGTATACACCATTAAACGGTGTAGACTTTGCATCTGTGGTAACTTTTTGAGCTGTAATGGTGGTTACAATAAAATTGAAGAATTCGTTTGACGAACTAATATTCAATAAGctcatgaaatatttggaGACTAAATATGGCGTAATCGATTGCATTTGTGCTTAAAATcacttctgtttgtttttgtctGCGGTTTATATTTCCGGCAAGTAAGTTAAACCACTCTCAGCCCAGGTTGTGAGTGGAAATATACGCTGATTAACATCAATTACCGTTGCACAGGTTTGCACAGTATACTCTTAActgtttaaaaacattttaaagagAAACGTGTTTGTTTAGTTTAATGATTTATTATACTAGTtgatgaataaaaaaataaaaagattgaaaaataaaattccaaaaacaattttttaaatttaactttaaaattaaattaaacaactgataaacttttaaatatattagagggtatgtttttatttgttttggaaatataaatcatgtttattgttaaaataattttaatccTATTTGTCtatatgtttttaattttcatttagtACCCAATGTCCGTTTTGGATAAAAGGACCATTTTGTGCAAACTAAATTAATGCATCAATAAATACGTTTTATAAGTCgttatatagcctacattttatttatataaaactATAATGTACGGCAAGACATAGGAGGACTCACTGGTTCATTCATTCTTGGCCAAAACACTGCCATAACAAAAACGGTTGTTATAGGCGGTGCAAGAAAACTTGTTATACTTTGAATATAGTCAAAAAGCTTCCCGTCTGCAAATACTTGAATAATGGGTACCCACGCTATGCTGATACCAACCATAATCAACATGAATAACCTGCGCGCGTACAATCAAACACAAGTTAACACccattaataataaaaatatttgcgtTGATGATGAAAAACATTTGTCAATAAAACCTCTGAAATACCTTCCAATGATCATAAGTTCTTTGTTTGATGCCTTCGGTCTTATTTTTGTCCAAATATCACATGTAAACAACGTGCTGGCACTATTGAAAACCGATGTCAATGACGACATTAGTGACGCAATCATCACAGCAAGAAGGAGGCCTATTATTACGGAGGTTATGTCAAAATTGTCGGAATAGAAGTTACgttgaaaaaggttaaaacaaACTATTGAGCTCGAGCTCAAAATTAATAGTAAATTTCTCATTTAAACTGCAGTGCAAAGTAACCAATGTTATTACATTCTTGCTGGTATTAAAAGAAAGTCAATACAATGGAAGTGAACAACAGCGTCCTAAACATTACCTTTTAGTCCATCAGGCATGATGAAGAGCACGAGTTTGGCATAAGCATAATTTGTACATCCGGCAGAAGAGCCACACACGTTTTTACAAGTTTCTGGAGTCGCACAAGCAATGGAGTctgataaacaaaaaagcaagtaCAAAAACAACGtcattatttatatttatacagAAATTTAAAGTTCAAAACATAAGAGTAGTAAAGACATACTTGTAAAAATAACCCTGCTGATCATCCCAACCATTACCATCATATACATCGGCAATACTTTCAGAAGCCCTGCCATCACACAGCCACCTTTTGCATGAGACAAGTTTTTCGCAGCAAGTGTGCGTTGAACAATAACCTGCATAATGGGTTGCATCCACAATCACTTTACGTCATATAGTAAAACTctgcttttaaaaaaaaaactaaaaatcttgcttaaaaaatttgtgattGTTGATATAGACTTTTCCatgtgcaaataaaaatatggtTACAATTTCTAAACGATGCTTTAAATAGTTCACTTACAAAACTGAAGGAGTGAAAGGGTAAGCTAAATTGGAGTTCTGTTGAATAGTTTTTAGCGGGGATATTATTGCGCTTGTTGTTATAATATGGTCGTttaatggtaaaaaatttaattacagtAGAGCGAATTAATAGAACAATAAATACATTCTGAAAATTTATTCGGTACATAATATTAAATACAGCATCTTACTTGATCGGTACACCAGTACCAAATTGAATTAACTGTGATCCCAAAAATTACACCAGGCCAAGGAAGATCTCCGTTTATGGGGTCCCGCAAAACATGAAATGAATCGGGACGAGGCAAGCCACAGGTAGTATTTGGTGGTCGATCGTCTGGTATGGCATTCATATACTTTGTTTCTAATTGATTGTATCCACCAATATAATCAAATGCTACAAAAAGGAAATCGTCAGCCAGTTCCAAGTTAATACAACAAACCTTATATCCCAGCcctttacaaaacaaatagaaCACACCTTCACAAACGAAAATTAGCAGGCGGGATTTGTATTTTAATTGTTACTGCTTGTTAATCATTGACACATTCACCAAAAGAGTGTTTATCAAAACCCTAGAAATAATGTCGTgtgtttgtaaatatttaactaTAATTTCTACTTCAGAAAACGAAGAATCCCGACTTACTGTAATTATAGGCTACTTTACGCAATTAATGTTTCACCCTAAACGAATAGCAACATCGGAATTTCAAGCTGAACATTGAAATCATATCTAAATTTATTAAGACATGCAGCCTACACTACACTGTCTATAATTGATTGTAAATCAGACAAAACTTCAAAGTATCCACGCAGAAAGTGTTCTTTTTTGTAGATTTAATATCATTCTTTTTGGCCTTTTAAAAATACTGCAATGAAAGctgcaattttaaaaattatgttttgcaAGTGAAATAAAGAAGACTCACCATTGTACTGGCATGTTATTGTAAATAAACTGTTTGTATCTGTTTGTATCTGTATGTATTGAAGTATTTTCGAAAAACTAAACACGAAATCTCGTACGTATTTCTATAGAAAATCCAAAATCCAATGTGCTTAGTGCATAGTTTAGAGCAGCCTTTAGATAGGTTTATAGCCCACATGACGGCGCACTTCAAATGGCATaaaaaagaaagcaaacaacaaataaagaCACTTCGATGTATACTTACATAGAACCATCATTATCAATCCACCAATAACCATAATAAAAGTTTGAGCTGTGTCCGTGTATATGACTGCGGCAAGGCCACCAGTGATAGTATAAAGAGCAGTAATAGCCAATAAAGCACATATGGCCAAATACAGATTTAAACCAATTGCTTCTTCAATGAATATCGCACCAGCAAAGAGATCCGCctggaaaaaaaataatactgGCAATGGATACAATATTGTTTGGGTAGCATGCATCCTGTTATCTTGCATACAAAAATATACTCTGCTGACAAAAGGTTTTCGAGACTGCCAAACATGTAATCACCGATATCTTTGTGAATATATACAGTATCAGCGACAATGTGGAAAGGAACATTCGGATTCGCTGTCCTCCAAATCTTTCCCGTAAATACTCAGGCATGGTAACGACGCCAGATGCAATGTAAATTGGCGCAAACACCCAGCCCAAAACAAGCAGAGTTATCATAGCCTGAAAAGTTTGTATAGATATGTTAAGAAATCAGCGGAAATATCACGAATTTTTTATGAAGCGAAGAAATTCTTTTGAATAGAGTGCTGGTTTATCGGTGCTCTCATTTTTTGACGTTAATCATTATCTCTAGAGCTCACaaagtaattaaaaatttaataaatgtGATACATGCGCAATGAGTTTTTGAACACTTACGTTCCATTCAAATGCACCAGTTGCTATTCCAGCGGCTGCCCCAGTGCCAGCAAGGCCAACGAAGTGACCACTTCCGATATTACTGCTGTAGAGTGAAGCACCGACAGGGAACCAGGTTATATCACGTCCAGCCAAAAAAAATCCATTGATGTTACCACGGTTTGTTCTGCACATAGCCTGCAAAGATAAGgttaaacatataaaaatgtaataaacacaTTATCATCCTTGGAGGAGTTAACGAATAAATATAAATCctattatactgtattaagCATATTTACCCATATCCCGACGCCGAGTATAACTACAAAGTAAGCAACTATGACACCGATGTCAGCATCTGATAAACCAGGCGGCGGCAAAGGTGGTTCGGTTGTATCAAATGTTTGAACTACAGTTGTAGCTTCCATGTTTGACCGATCTTCAAAAGTTATGTATTGCAACTCCCAAATGCAACGAAGTCTgacttaaatttatttaaaaactcgTAATTGAAGATATTCTTCTTTTGGAGTACTCCGGAGCTGGACAATCTTCCTTATTTTTGATCTTTCTAAAccattaagttttaaaattttagtctTATTACTGTAATCAAAAATACGAGAGAAAGCTAATAaccaatttgaaaaatataaaattccttTGTAACAGGTTTAGGCTACATAACTGGCCTGGTTTCTGTTGCTGTTCTACTCAGGCTATACTAAAAGCCTTTTAATATGAATGGAATCTGCTGAATAAACTGTTTTGAAGGTTTTGTAAAGTTGTTTGCCTTCCTGTACTCGGGGATAGCTCAATAGCAGATTAATGATTACCTGCCATGCTATCGTAAATTCAGTTTGTCAAAGACTGCATGCGGTGTTTCCTTGCAAACATATACTTTGAACTCattaaaaaattatgcaaTAAAAGAAGTAGACCTGCTTTGTCATGGCTTATGTAAGCCTTTAAAAGGGACAAGCAGCGACATGCCTATCTAGAAAAACTTGGCAAAAGTAGCAAAACATACCTTGCAGTCTTTCCAGTATATTGTTCATCTTGAACACAAAACGACATATTCACCACATGTTGAAAATCAAATCCTGTTAGCTAaagaaataaagtttaaaagttaaaaactttttggtaAATAAAGTTGTGCTAGTATGTATGCGGGAATTGAGTTCAGACGAGTACTTGGGGTAATTTTTATAAACGTGATCTgactgaaaatatttacacatTACTTCtactttttcagaaaaacCCCTTTTTAATAATTGTTACAGTATTCTGAGTGATACAACTTGATGTATATATAATTCAtaggttaaaaataaatgaacacATATTAATTTCGCACATATGTTGGAAGTTCCAACATCCACTTGGAACAGAAATAAATAAGATGCTGATCTACAACATAGGTCACCTAGAGTAGACCAATATACAATATTTGCTTAACACTGCTCAAGTGTCATCATcgtaaaacagttaaaaatgtttttgatgatGCTGTATCACAATCTGTTTTACCGGACAGAGATTCCGTTCATGGCGAGCATAAGTATGTTGtgaatgccttgcccaagggcattacatCGACTGCGTAGCCGTAGCGACAACGAATATGGGACATGGTTATGACGATTTTCATATATGCAAGTCCGGCGCTCCAACCTTCCGGCGTAAAATACAGAATGTGGCCATGCGATcttgaacattttttcttttacattaaCTACTTCAACAAAAGCCCGACTAAAACCGCAGTAACAGAAACGGTGGAAAAAATGTCTTAGCACCAACATTATTCTGACTTTGATAGCATCTACCATTATACATACCATTTTACAGTTTGTTTAACATCAAGAGAGttcaaactaaaacaaataCGAGGAATTGTCTGATAAAAGAATTGCTGTTTGCAAATGACGCACCACTTCTCACCCACAGCGTTAACGGCCTTGAGTACCTCATAGAGTATAGACAGTTTCGCAGCCACATGTGAAGAGTAATCATTGGTAATAAACTCCAGGAAGACACTTGTAATGCAACAGCTAAACGACACAAGCGACGAGATCGTAATGGAGGAAAACATTTTGGATGGTGACTCATTTGGTGATGTGGCAGTAAAAGATCTTTTGATGTGCGAAAATTTTTCAGCACGCATTGGCAAGACTGCAACCATCTTCAAAAGATTACCCACCCGTTCCTGGAATAATCGCACCTGATACACTACACTGAATTCAATACCCATATACTTCATGCGCACTGAATGGCCCTGTAACAGTGCCTCAAATGCGCCAGAAGAAAACATTATAGATGCGCTTTACATGCGCTGCCTGCAGCCTGTGGCGCATTTTAGGAGTTACGTGTGGCAACAAGGTAAAGGATAGCAGCGTGCGGAAGCCCACACTGGTTGCAGGTCCCTACTGTTAAGGTGCGTTTAAACCTGCCACAACTCAACTCAATTCGGCTCAGAACACAGCTCGCTATAATAAAGTTTAAGTTGTTTATACCAGGCGTACGCCGAGTGGAGTTGATTTGCACGCAAATAAAAGTCCTGCTCGAATTTTACCGACCAAGTTGGGCGTCGATTTTTGTGTCTCCTCCTGTTCTTGGTGTCTTGTTAGATAAGCCGGTACAACTGTCAAGGCTGAGAGTAGACCTAATGATAAGGCTATAGGCTTACTTATATGCTGTGGTAGTTTGCCAATTGCACAACATTAAAGCGTCAAAGGTTAGCCAATAAGGTAACCTAATAACTGTACCGGTAATGTACCGTTTCAGTTTACATCGTTTTGTTCGGAAATAAAGTTATTGCTGTCGATTAAAGCACTTCTTTGTTTGTTAGGTTTCATCAATGAATGTTACTTAATAAACTTTAAGGAAAAATGCAGTATTAAGTTTAATTACAAAGCACGTATTTTAATAGAGACGGTTGTTAtattatgaaaataattttaattttggcCGAGTAGCTTAAATGAAGCGAATTTGGATGAATTTTTGAATTGGAAGACATGACAGTTAGTTGGAAATGAAAGACGAGGCTTCGAAGAAAGTCTGATACACTACAtcagaaaaataataatctgCATATTTAGTGTTTGTATTTAtacttgtttttaaataaactaattGTTAGCTTTAGTTTGGCTTTGTAATTACCGTAGCCTACTGCCTATACTGTTTGACCATAATCGAATATGCTTTAAATAGATAACGCGAACGATgatatttcacaaattttggcTTACTAAATACTAGAGCAGGGTCTGTTTCAAACTCAACACTTTAATCCTAATAAATAAAGTGACCTTTTCCAAGTTCCAACGATCCCATCGTTCGAGGACAAGTTAATTTCACACCATTTCGCGAAATTATGTTGTGTTGAATTATGCCACGTGTAAGCAGAGAACGTTATAAGTTGAGTTACATTGCGCTACGCGGTCATGTGTAAACGTAGGTTTATACATCAAGACTTTGATGGTTAGGACAAGGTCACAGACTTCCAAATAGTTGACTTGACTTTCTAAAGACATCAGTTACGATGATTTCATTTCTGGCTCCAGGCCCATTGGACAAACTCTTCTGCGAATCTGAAAAGGATTAAATGGAATATGAAACGACCCCGTCTTGACACCATCAGCAGGTTGGGCTTGTTAAGCCACTTTTAAGCTCGAAACAAAGCCCAAAGGATGATAAAAGCTTCTAAATAATATCCCAATTTAACATCCAAAAGCCTTGTATGACTAAGGAGATCATCACTCCTGGACACATTGCATAGTCCATTAATCTATGTTTTTTATAGCGACAATCAAGTATTCGAATACATGCCTATATcctaaattattttcaatttggTTGGCAATTGCTTTGGACAAAACTTGATGACTCACATATAGTAACGTTGATACGACTGAAGCTTGCGGGctgtaacaattttttttatggtACGGAAAACAATATGCTTTCAGCTTGCGAGTGGGTGAGCATACACCTAAAGCCTGCAACAAAAGgaatttttgagaaaaaacatcttgatttgttttttgtttaattaaaaaacacatAATAAAGCAGCTAcgataataacaacaaaagcaCCATTATGAAAGCAATGTAGCACTACATAGTATAAgatacctgtaccgaataaggcccggtccctaataaggcccattgctcatatttcgcaaacccgtgcaaataaatgaaagattttgtcccttCCTAAAAACTAATAtgaattcatgatggtttaccagatttcatatttgtcacgtgatcaaccgattcgctagagcacaacaaaaatttgatatttgcagttaaggtggttttgttaatttagaaaaaaattaagtgagaacttggccggttaaatgaactgttgtcagccggctgaagttttcatgtaacaaccaacttagtattgaaaaggataatgcacttttttttgctaaaatttttctgatgataaaaatgtgacatttttttcgtggatgccacatgcgcctaataaggcccatacaagatgcttggctaattgatgtccagacttcaagagtggttccagtcatcagttggcaaattgttgcagttactttgatgcgcctagttGCCCTAGTGGAAtcgttttaaatgtttgtacaacttaaaatgtgaaatttctaataatgttatatgttgtctattactatgttttgaatcaaaatactcacaaaattggtgggccttattaggagcttATGctcccattttttggaatttttaatttctttataaaatttttttggggggttgtcaggtattgtggttttaatatattgtagtcatatacccttactaatagaatacgatttttcagtctattctcatttatggttcttgagttattttcaaaaaagtgttaggtgggccttaattggtacaggtaccttatataTAACATCGCGAGATGACCTATTGGTCAAAACAGTTCAGGTCATAACAAATACTTTAAAAGTGACATATGTTCGGTTCATTCGCTTTGCATTCAACGTCAAGAAGGTAGTGAGTAGAAAGTAAACAAGCAGTAACACCACCGGAAGACCTGTTTCCTACTGTGGCATTTACTCCTCAAGTGGCTGCATGGCCAAAGGGCATAACGAAACATAGCTTTCCGCCGCTTTGTATACGCACGGAAATGTGCATGATTGATATACGAGTATAGCATATATACCTACATAATTACAGTATACAGTACAAGTCAGGTCAGCGTAAATATTTGTCATGTCGgcaattttaaataatgttgctgtaatttattttttgaggctgccactatttcaccgaaaaaatcgtacgtttgaagccattttttacagtttcttgaTAACGtatattaaatgttataacacagTTACCTAGACTTAACAACAGGCTACATGACCTAAACACGGTAAAATAGCCACTTCCTTTTTAGGCAATAAATTTATCTGATTAAAGCCTACGTTAGGTTATAGTTT
Proteins encoded in this window:
- the LOC143445356 gene encoding sodium/glucose cotransporter 1-like, with amino-acid sequence MEATTVVQTFDTTEPPLPPPGLSDADIGVIVAYFVVILGVGIWAMCRTNRGNINGFFLAGRDITWFPVGASLYSSNIGSGHFVGLAGTGAAAGIATGAFEWNAMITLLVLGWVFAPIYIASGVVTMPEYLRERFGGQRIRMFLSTLSLILYIFTKISADLFAGAIFIEEAIGLNLYLAICALLAITALYTITGGLAAVIYTDTAQTFIMVIGGLIMMVLSFDYIGGYNQLETKYMNAIPDDRPPNTTCGLPRPDSFHVLRDPINGDLPWPGVIFGITVNSIWYWCTDQVIVQRTLAAKNLSHAKGGCVMAGLLKVLPMYMMVMVGMISRVIFTNSIACATPETCKNVCGSSAGCTNYAYAKLVLFIMPDGLKGLLLAVMIASLMSSLTSVFNSASTLFTCDIWTKIRPKASNKELMIIGRLFMLIMVGISIAWVPIIQVFADGKLFDYIQSITSFLAPPITTVFVMAVFWPRMNEPGTFWGLILGMIIGIVRMILEFAMGSPACGQPDFRPTILSKVHYLYFSLILAACTLIISVCVTLLTPPINKKCLIRLTWWTRLMKRKRLPIADFMNKTKAKKNGHTNDGFDGNPNTDVENTSNNEKRLSISDNSVQINASSKPLWRKAFDLFCGFDESESDQSLAQQEEMMMALTDITEEKWPAIYVNVAGLVMCCAGVFLFAYYA